A part of Vulpes vulpes isolate BD-2025 chromosome 15, VulVul3, whole genome shotgun sequence genomic DNA contains:
- the DNTT gene encoding DNA nucleotidylexotransferase isoform X1 → MDPLQMAHSGPRKKRPRQMGAPMVSPPHNIKFQDLVLYILEKKMGTTRRAFLMELARRKGFRVDNELSDSITHIVAENNSGSDVLEWLQVQNIKASSQLELLDISWLIESMGAGKPVEMTGKHQLMRRDYTASPNPELQKTLPVAVKKISQYACQRRTTLNNYNNVFTDAFEVLAENYEFRENEVFSLTFMRAASVLKSLPFTIISMKDTEGIPCLGDQVKCIIEEIIEDGESSEVKAVLNDERYQSFKLFTSVFGVGLKTSEKWFRMGFRTLSKIKSDKSLKFTPMQKAGFLYYEDLVSCVTRAEAEAVGVLVKEAVRAFLPDAFVTMTGGFRRGKKIGHDVDFLITSPGSTDEDEEQLLPKVINLWERKGLLLYCDLVESTFEKLKLPSRKVDALDHFQKCFLILKLHHQRVDGGKCSQQEGKTWKAIRVDLVMCPYERRAFALLGWTGSRQFERDLRRYASHERKMILDNHALYDKTKKIFLKAESEEEIFAHLGLDYIEPWERNA, encoded by the exons ATGGATCCTTTGCAAATGGCCCACTCAGGCCCTCGGAAGAAGAGGCCCAGGCAAATGGGTGCCCCGATGGTTTCTCCACCTCATAACATCAAGTTTCAGGATTTGGTCCTCTatattttggagaagaaaatggGAACCACCCGCAGAGCCTTCCTCATGGAGCTGGCACGAAGGAAAGGATTCAGGGTTGATAATGAGCTCAG TGATTCCATCACGCACATTGTGGCAGAAAACAACTCTGGTTCAGATGTCCTGGAGTGGCTGCAGGTACAAAATATAAAAGCCAGCTCACAGCTAGAACTCCTTGATATCTCCTGGCTGATAGAATCCATGGGAGCAGGAAAACCAGTGGAGATGACAGGGAAACACCAGCTT ATGAGAAGAGACTATACAGCTAGCCCCAACCCAGAACTCCAGAAGACTCTGCCAGTTGCTGTAAAAAAGATCTCTCAATATGCATGTCAGAGGAGAACCACTTTAAACAACTATAACAACGTCTTCACG GACGCCTTTGAGGTACTGGCTGAAAACTATGAATTTAGAGAAAATGAAGTCTTCTCTCTGACATTTATGAGAGCAGCTTCTGTACTTAAATCTCTGCCATTCACAATCATCAGTATGAAGGACACAGAAGGAATTCCCTGTCTGGGGGACCAAGTGAAGTGTATCATAGAG GAAATTATTGAAGATGGAGAAAGTTCTGAAGTTAAAGCTGTGTTAAATGATGAACGGTATCAGTCCTTCAAA CTCTTTACCTCTGTGTTTGGAGTGGGACTGAAGACATCTGAGAAATGGTTCCGGATGGGTTTCAGAACTTTGAGCAAAATAAAGTCGGACAAAAGCCTGAAATTCACACCAATGCAGAAAGCAG GTTTCCTCTATTATGAAGACCTCGTCAGTTGTGTGAccagggcagaagcagaagcagttGGAGTGCTGGTTAAAGAGGCCGTCAGGGCATTTCTGCCGGATGCCTTCGTCACCATGACAGGAGGATTCCGGAG gggTAAGAAGATTGGGCATGATGTAGATTTTTTAATTACCAGCCCTGGGTCAACAGACGAAGATGAGGAACAACTTTTACCTAAAGTGATAAACTTATGGGAACGGAAG ggATTACTTTTATACTGTGACCTCGTGGAGTCGACATTTGAAAAGTTAAAGTTGCCTAGCAGGAAGGTGGATGCTTTagatcattttcaaaaatgttttctgattttaaaattgcaCCATCAGAGAGTGGATGGTGGCAAGTGCAGCCAGCAGGAGGGGAAGACCTGGAAGGCCATCCGTGTGGACCTGGTCATGTGCCCCTATGAGCGCCGTGCCTTTGCCCTGCTGGGCTGGACTGGCTCGAGG CAGTTCGAGAGAGACCTCCGGCGTTATGCCTCTCATGAGCGGAAGATGATCCTGGATAACCATGCATTATATGACAAGACCAAG AAAATATTCCTCAAAGcagaaagtgaagaagaaattttTGCACATCTGGGATTGGATTACATTGAACCATGGGAAAGAAATGCCTAG
- the DNTT gene encoding DNA nucleotidylexotransferase isoform X2, with translation MDPLQMAHSGPRKKRPRQMGAPMVSPPHNIKFQDLVLYILEKKMGTTRRAFLMELARRKGFRVDNELSDSITHIVAENNSGSDVLEWLQVQNIKASSQLELLDISWLIESMGAGKPVEMTGKHQLMRRDYTASPNPELQKTLPVAVKKISQYACQRRTTLNNYNNVFTDAFEVLAENYEFRENEVFSLTFMRAASVLKSLPFTIISMKDTEGIPCLGDQVKCIIEEIIEDGESSEVKAVLNDERYQSFKLFTSVFGVGLKTSEKWFRMGFRTLSKIKSDKSLKFTPMQKAGFLYYEDLVSCVTRAEAEAVGVLVKEAVRAFLPDAFVTMTGGFRRGKKIGHDVDFLITSPGSTDEDEEQLLPKVINLWERKGLLLYCDLVESTFEKLKLPSRKVDALDHFQKCFLILKLHHQRVDGGKCSQQEGKTWKAIRVDLVMCPYERRAFALLGWTGSRFERDLRRYASHERKMILDNHALYDKTKKIFLKAESEEEIFAHLGLDYIEPWERNA, from the exons ATGGATCCTTTGCAAATGGCCCACTCAGGCCCTCGGAAGAAGAGGCCCAGGCAAATGGGTGCCCCGATGGTTTCTCCACCTCATAACATCAAGTTTCAGGATTTGGTCCTCTatattttggagaagaaaatggGAACCACCCGCAGAGCCTTCCTCATGGAGCTGGCACGAAGGAAAGGATTCAGGGTTGATAATGAGCTCAG TGATTCCATCACGCACATTGTGGCAGAAAACAACTCTGGTTCAGATGTCCTGGAGTGGCTGCAGGTACAAAATATAAAAGCCAGCTCACAGCTAGAACTCCTTGATATCTCCTGGCTGATAGAATCCATGGGAGCAGGAAAACCAGTGGAGATGACAGGGAAACACCAGCTT ATGAGAAGAGACTATACAGCTAGCCCCAACCCAGAACTCCAGAAGACTCTGCCAGTTGCTGTAAAAAAGATCTCTCAATATGCATGTCAGAGGAGAACCACTTTAAACAACTATAACAACGTCTTCACG GACGCCTTTGAGGTACTGGCTGAAAACTATGAATTTAGAGAAAATGAAGTCTTCTCTCTGACATTTATGAGAGCAGCTTCTGTACTTAAATCTCTGCCATTCACAATCATCAGTATGAAGGACACAGAAGGAATTCCCTGTCTGGGGGACCAAGTGAAGTGTATCATAGAG GAAATTATTGAAGATGGAGAAAGTTCTGAAGTTAAAGCTGTGTTAAATGATGAACGGTATCAGTCCTTCAAA CTCTTTACCTCTGTGTTTGGAGTGGGACTGAAGACATCTGAGAAATGGTTCCGGATGGGTTTCAGAACTTTGAGCAAAATAAAGTCGGACAAAAGCCTGAAATTCACACCAATGCAGAAAGCAG GTTTCCTCTATTATGAAGACCTCGTCAGTTGTGTGAccagggcagaagcagaagcagttGGAGTGCTGGTTAAAGAGGCCGTCAGGGCATTTCTGCCGGATGCCTTCGTCACCATGACAGGAGGATTCCGGAG gggTAAGAAGATTGGGCATGATGTAGATTTTTTAATTACCAGCCCTGGGTCAACAGACGAAGATGAGGAACAACTTTTACCTAAAGTGATAAACTTATGGGAACGGAAG ggATTACTTTTATACTGTGACCTCGTGGAGTCGACATTTGAAAAGTTAAAGTTGCCTAGCAGGAAGGTGGATGCTTTagatcattttcaaaaatgttttctgattttaaaattgcaCCATCAGAGAGTGGATGGTGGCAAGTGCAGCCAGCAGGAGGGGAAGACCTGGAAGGCCATCCGTGTGGACCTGGTCATGTGCCCCTATGAGCGCCGTGCCTTTGCCCTGCTGGGCTGGACTGGCTCGAGG TTCGAGAGAGACCTCCGGCGTTATGCCTCTCATGAGCGGAAGATGATCCTGGATAACCATGCATTATATGACAAGACCAAG AAAATATTCCTCAAAGcagaaagtgaagaagaaattttTGCACATCTGGGATTGGATTACATTGAACCATGGGAAAGAAATGCCTAG